Proteins encoded within one genomic window of Halogeometricum sp. S1BR25-6:
- a CDS encoding glycosyltransferase family 1 protein, protein MTWVREWLRQDPTVHVYWLLPHRGTADYEREDVLADRDRVTLLEADHFMEGTDSEYVFTESGYTENQLRVIRERIYEELGYVDIVVDQLRQGREDLLKWLLLQSGHQADEPKPFDLIVNVHDLMLPFKYATDGYRDDYHRKLEVAHAVLADGCWFKAGLDATELPMFGREFLLETVIEDALDDAVMTESPIDFSRFEERYATEPRYLHIAGSGWQKKHPELLFDIAADLHREYGIETVFTSMDDIPESYTRYPWVEAYPRASWEEYERMLRKGDIAICATEYDTLARTWFEQAASGQVLVVRDEPWVEDCVPEDSPLVVPVEELGSRARWVVEHWDDAVAANRRLIDHVREVRSPERAGRKTLDDMTRRVDEKIDRYAEAYRKDGSRRSAVGRAIDRTDPDSIALDELNEAGATVTKDGTPLLSHEWCSITDLVFALRVRGYHDTGNAGAPVFRRASDPDSMEQI, encoded by the coding sequence GTGACGTGGGTCCGCGAGTGGTTGCGGCAGGACCCGACTGTCCACGTCTACTGGCTGCTCCCCCACCGGGGAACCGCGGACTACGAACGCGAGGACGTCCTCGCCGACCGCGACCGGGTTACGCTCCTCGAGGCCGACCACTTCATGGAGGGGACCGACAGCGAGTACGTCTTCACCGAGAGCGGGTACACGGAGAACCAACTGCGGGTGATACGCGAGCGAATCTACGAGGAGTTGGGGTACGTCGACATCGTCGTCGACCAACTGCGCCAGGGCCGCGAGGACCTCCTGAAGTGGCTCCTCCTGCAGTCCGGGCACCAGGCGGACGAACCGAAGCCGTTCGACCTCATCGTGAACGTGCACGACCTGATGCTCCCGTTCAAGTACGCGACCGACGGCTACCGCGACGACTACCACCGAAAGCTCGAAGTCGCCCACGCGGTCCTCGCCGACGGCTGCTGGTTCAAAGCCGGTCTCGACGCGACCGAACTCCCCATGTTCGGCCGGGAGTTCCTCTTGGAGACGGTCATCGAGGACGCGCTCGACGACGCGGTGATGACCGAGAGTCCGATCGACTTCAGCCGGTTCGAAGAGCGGTACGCGACGGAACCGCGCTACCTCCACATCGCGGGGTCGGGGTGGCAGAAAAAACACCCCGAACTGCTCTTCGATATCGCCGCGGACCTCCACCGAGAGTACGGCATCGAGACCGTCTTCACCAGTATGGACGATATCCCCGAGTCGTACACCCGGTACCCGTGGGTCGAGGCGTACCCGAGGGCGTCGTGGGAGGAGTACGAGCGGATGCTCCGAAAGGGGGACATCGCAATCTGCGCGACCGAGTACGACACCCTCGCGCGGACGTGGTTCGAGCAGGCGGCGAGCGGACAGGTGCTCGTCGTCCGCGACGAACCCTGGGTCGAAGACTGCGTCCCCGAGGACTCTCCGCTCGTCGTCCCCGTGGAGGAACTCGGGAGTCGCGCGCGGTGGGTCGTCGAGCACTGGGACGACGCGGTCGCCGCGAACCGCCGACTGATCGACCACGTCCGCGAGGTTCGAAGCCCGGAGCGCGCCGGCCGGAAGACGCTCGACGACATGACCCGGCGCGTCGACGAGAAAATCGACCGGTACGCCGAGGCGTATCGGAAGGACGGTTCGCGGCGGTCCGCCGTCGGGCGGGCCATCGACCGAACCGACCCCGACAGCATCGCGCTCGACGAACTGAACGAGGCGGGCGCGACGGTGACGAAGGACGGAACCCCGCTGTTGAGCCACGAGTGGTGCTCTATTACGGACCTCGTGTTCGCGTTGCGCGTGCGCGGGTACCACGACACCGGAAACGCCGGAGCGCCGGTGTTCCGCCGAGCCTCCGACCCTGATTCGATGGAACAAATATAG
- a CDS encoding DUF5789 family protein, translating into MAPDESREQGVEFGSLGDELADDEYPTSKADLLERYGDRELELEDGSQTLREVLGPLGETSSNRPRT; encoded by the coding sequence ATGGCTCCCGACGAAAGCCGCGAACAAGGCGTCGAGTTCGGTTCCCTCGGCGACGAACTGGCCGACGACGAGTATCCGACGAGTAAAGCGGACCTGCTGGAGCGGTACGGCGACCGGGAACTCGAACTCGAAGACGGCTCTCAGACGCTGCGGGAGGTGCTCGGCCCGTTGGGAGAGACGAGTTCGAATCGGCCGAGGACGTGA
- a CDS encoding class I adenylate-forming enzyme family protein yields MRFFDAFRRTVRCHGGETALVAEDGRTFTYAELDDRSTRLANALTARLGDGRCAVLGGNSPAAIETMVTGHKRGAATAQLPFRGEAEEFVRMCESVDATGFVFDDDNRETAEEVLARRDFEAAIHVGDADVDAAGVESYEEVLAEAPPTLDGAPPADGECSIFFTSGTTSRPKAVPFDGEQLWYGAIQGVMEHGIDRTDAGIVATPWYHMVSSDAWIYPHFLAGATVVLHSDFDPAGLLEQVEKLEATGLLAVPTQLNAVVDAQQSLECDTSSLEYVRTGGSVVSERLVERMSEHVTDRVYNTYGMTEAGPNLTFSLPEDQHERPGTVGKEAHTYEIRVVEPVPVTEHPDPEATVDAGEEGEIIARSPGCSDGYIDNPEAEAKSYFEDPASGEDGKWLRTRDVARIDEEGYLYIVDRVDNMFVSGGENVYPVEVEQALESHAAVSEAYVFGVDDDHWGRVVNAVVVTEGGSVTGEELDEFCRERTDLANYKRPREYTIRTEELPRTSTGKIKRGAITDQTSE; encoded by the coding sequence ATGAGATTCTTCGACGCTTTCCGGCGAACCGTCCGGTGTCACGGGGGCGAGACGGCGCTCGTCGCCGAGGACGGACGGACGTTCACGTACGCGGAACTGGACGACCGGAGCACCCGCCTCGCGAACGCGCTCACGGCGCGACTGGGGGACGGCCGCTGCGCGGTGCTCGGCGGTAACTCCCCGGCCGCCATCGAAACGATGGTGACGGGCCACAAGCGCGGCGCCGCGACGGCTCAACTCCCGTTCCGGGGCGAGGCCGAGGAGTTCGTCCGCATGTGCGAGTCGGTGGACGCGACGGGGTTCGTCTTCGACGACGACAACCGCGAGACGGCCGAGGAAGTGCTAGCCCGGCGCGACTTCGAGGCGGCCATCCACGTCGGCGACGCCGACGTCGACGCGGCGGGCGTCGAGTCCTACGAGGAGGTACTGGCGGAGGCGCCCCCGACGCTCGACGGGGCGCCGCCGGCCGACGGGGAGTGCTCCATCTTCTTCACCAGCGGGACGACCAGTCGGCCCAAGGCGGTGCCGTTCGACGGCGAACAGTTGTGGTACGGCGCGATTCAGGGCGTCATGGAGCACGGTATCGACCGGACCGACGCCGGCATCGTCGCGACGCCGTGGTACCACATGGTCTCCTCGGACGCGTGGATCTATCCGCACTTCCTCGCCGGCGCCACCGTCGTCCTCCACTCCGACTTCGACCCGGCAGGCCTGCTCGAACAGGTCGAGAAACTGGAGGCGACGGGTCTGCTGGCCGTGCCGACGCAGTTGAACGCCGTCGTCGACGCCCAGCAGTCGCTGGAGTGCGACACGAGTTCGCTGGAGTACGTCCGGACCGGCGGCTCCGTCGTCAGCGAACGCCTCGTCGAGCGGATGAGCGAGCACGTCACCGACCGGGTGTACAACACCTACGGGATGACCGAGGCGGGGCCGAACCTCACGTTCTCGCTCCCCGAGGACCAACACGAGCGGCCGGGGACCGTCGGGAAGGAGGCGCACACCTACGAGATTCGCGTCGTCGAACCGGTGCCGGTGACGGAGCATCCCGACCCCGAGGCGACGGTCGACGCCGGCGAGGAGGGGGAGATAATCGCCCGCAGTCCGGGCTGTTCGGACGGCTACATCGACAACCCCGAGGCGGAGGCGAAGTCCTACTTCGAGGACCCCGCGAGCGGGGAGGACGGGAAGTGGCTCCGGACGCGCGACGTGGCGCGCATCGACGAGGAGGGCTACCTCTACATCGTCGACCGAGTGGACAACATGTTCGTCAGCGGCGGCGAGAACGTCTACCCGGTCGAGGTCGAACAGGCGCTCGAATCGCACGCCGCCGTCTCGGAGGCGTACGTCTTCGGCGTCGACGACGACCACTGGGGTCGCGTCGTCAACGCCGTCGTCGTCACTGAGGGCGGAAGCGTCACCGGGGAGGAACTCGACGAGTTCTGCCGCGAGCGGACCGACCTCGCGAACTACAAGCGCCCGCGCGAGTACACGATTCGGACGGAGGAGCTCCCGCGGACGAGCACCGGGAAGATAAAGCGCGGCGCGATAACCGACCAGACGAGCGAGTAG
- a CDS encoding UbiA family prenyltransferase, protein MDAAQTTGPRALATQVKPPFMAPAVGTALFGALLAPSVSPVALCLHVVCVASALYVAHLRDEFVDAHVRGEDDPRVAASLLRPAITVTAFVSLVACAALSVVAGPLAAAFALLPLLLGYVHASHLDARTVAGSLDYPVAVGLVLAGGYVAQTGRVPPWLAWPSLSFVALLTGANVSLDRLDRSFDRRIGKRTVPVVLGDARAARVAAGFVALSGVVVLAAVASGALPLPAAVAAAFPFAAAVLCVRAPPERAVRVQMVAAYPFAATLYAATCFGVTCVLARAAGVAP, encoded by the coding sequence ATGGACGCGGCGCAGACCACCGGACCGCGCGCGCTGGCGACGCAGGTGAAGCCGCCGTTCATGGCGCCCGCCGTCGGGACGGCCCTGTTCGGCGCGCTTCTCGCACCGTCCGTCTCGCCGGTCGCCCTCTGCCTTCACGTCGTCTGCGTCGCCTCGGCGCTGTACGTCGCCCACCTCCGCGACGAGTTCGTCGACGCCCACGTCCGCGGCGAGGACGACCCGCGCGTCGCCGCGTCGCTCCTCCGTCCGGCCATCACGGTGACCGCCTTCGTCTCACTCGTGGCGTGCGCCGCGCTCTCGGTCGTCGCCGGTCCCCTCGCGGCCGCATTCGCTCTCCTCCCACTGCTCCTCGGGTACGTCCACGCCTCCCACCTCGACGCGCGCACGGTCGCGGGCAGCCTCGACTATCCGGTCGCCGTCGGACTCGTCCTCGCGGGCGGCTACGTCGCTCAGACCGGGCGGGTCCCCCCGTGGCTGGCGTGGCCGTCCCTCTCGTTCGTCGCTCTCCTGACGGGGGCGAACGTCTCCTTGGACCGACTGGACCGCTCGTTCGACCGACGTATCGGCAAGCGGACGGTGCCCGTCGTCCTCGGGGATGCCCGCGCCGCCCGCGTCGCCGCCGGATTCGTCGCCCTCTCGGGGGTTGTCGTCCTCGCCGCCGTCGCCTCGGGGGCGCTCCCCCTCCCTGCCGCCGTCGCCGCGGCGTTCCCGTTCGCCGCCGCGGTTCTCTGCGTTCGGGCGCCGCCGGAACGAGCGGTCCGCGTCCAGATGGTCGCCGCCTACCCGTTCGCCGCGACGCTCTACGCCGCGACGTGCTTCGGCGTCACCTGCGTCCTCGCGCGCGCCGCCGGCGTCGCCCCGTGA
- a CDS encoding sugar phosphate isomerase/epimerase family protein, giving the protein MTSIGFQLYSLHAVEDSLPTVIERVGETAFEGVELAGLGDAGPEAVGEALASADLELAAAHVGLETWEENLEETAETYHELGCEDVVVPWLDPEEFESVESVEAAADRLNAVASDLAAHDLSLHYHNHDQEFVELDGEPALSHLLEATNDDVGLELDLGWAGAAGYDPLAYLHEHADRVRLAHLKDYDGEAGEPAVVGEGDLDIEAAVNDVREHGIEWFVYEAEEGPDSYDTLTHADDVVRTYW; this is encoded by the coding sequence ATGACATCCATCGGATTTCAACTGTACAGCCTCCACGCGGTGGAAGACTCCCTGCCGACGGTCATCGAACGCGTCGGCGAGACGGCGTTCGAGGGCGTCGAACTCGCCGGTCTGGGCGACGCAGGCCCCGAAGCCGTCGGCGAAGCGCTGGCGTCGGCCGACCTCGAACTCGCCGCTGCGCACGTCGGCCTCGAAACGTGGGAGGAGAACTTAGAGGAGACGGCGGAGACCTACCACGAACTCGGCTGCGAGGACGTCGTCGTGCCGTGGCTGGACCCCGAGGAGTTCGAGTCCGTCGAGTCGGTGGAGGCGGCGGCCGACCGTCTGAACGCCGTCGCGTCCGACCTCGCGGCGCACGACCTCTCCCTGCACTACCACAACCACGACCAGGAGTTCGTCGAACTGGACGGGGAACCCGCGCTGTCGCATCTCCTCGAAGCGACGAACGACGACGTGGGACTGGAACTGGACCTCGGATGGGCCGGCGCCGCCGGCTACGACCCCCTCGCGTACCTCCACGAACACGCCGACCGGGTGCGCCTCGCCCACCTGAAGGATTACGACGGCGAGGCCGGCGAACCCGCCGTGGTCGGGGAGGGCGATTTGGACATCGAAGCCGCCGTCAACGACGTCCGCGAGCACGGGATAGAGTGGTTCGTCTACGAGGCCGAGGAGGGTCCGGACAGCTACGACACGCTGACGCACGCCGACGACGTCGTCCGGACGTACTGGTGA
- a CDS encoding lycopene cyclase domain-containing protein — MGISRHGHGALAAGRALGSQVHPVFMLPPVAAAAFGAILAAEAHPVVLLAHLFAIFSSVYTAHVKDGYVDFHVRGEDDDHPLTAGGCRLALVAAGVVFAACLAVLWLFAGPLAALATLPAWVIGVLHAPQLDTNPVTTTAGYPLGIAVALFGGYYVQTLAVAAAPLAFAGVFFVLLCGVKVIDDSTDYDYDRSIDKRTVAVVLGRRRARRFAHALVGVALVATLWFAVDGLFPPSAVVAAALFGVVAAVSLDADPELATMLLVRGAYVFLAVLVVGVWFAPLTNAPLPDIGVLGPYTYLATEVVFGTVALALLVRAGREALWSAARTIAVLYPVAYLWDWYTLEVGVFDIVLRTGVDLFGIPLEEHLFMLVVPAFVLGLHETLRRADRRDE, encoded by the coding sequence ATGGGTATCTCTCGCCACGGACACGGAGCGCTCGCCGCCGGACGGGCCCTCGGGTCGCAGGTCCACCCGGTGTTCATGCTCCCGCCGGTCGCCGCCGCCGCGTTCGGCGCGATACTCGCCGCGGAGGCACATCCGGTCGTCCTCCTCGCTCACCTCTTCGCCATCTTCTCCAGCGTCTACACGGCGCACGTGAAGGACGGATACGTCGACTTCCACGTCCGCGGCGAGGACGACGACCACCCGCTGACGGCGGGCGGGTGTCGCCTGGCCCTCGTCGCCGCCGGCGTCGTATTCGCGGCCTGCCTCGCCGTGTTGTGGCTGTTCGCCGGCCCACTCGCCGCCCTCGCTACCCTCCCCGCGTGGGTCATCGGCGTCCTCCACGCGCCGCAGTTGGACACGAACCCCGTGACGACGACGGCGGGGTACCCGCTCGGCATCGCCGTCGCCCTGTTCGGCGGCTACTACGTCCAGACGCTCGCCGTCGCGGCGGCACCGCTCGCCTTCGCCGGCGTGTTCTTCGTCCTCCTCTGCGGCGTGAAAGTCATCGACGACTCGACGGACTACGACTACGACCGCTCCATCGACAAACGGACCGTCGCCGTCGTCCTCGGCCGCCGTCGGGCGCGGCGATTCGCGCACGCCCTCGTCGGTGTCGCTCTCGTGGCGACGCTTTGGTTCGCCGTCGACGGCCTGTTCCCGCCCTCGGCCGTCGTCGCCGCGGCGCTGTTCGGCGTCGTCGCCGCCGTCAGCCTCGATGCCGACCCGGAACTCGCGACGATGCTGCTCGTGCGCGGCGCGTACGTCTTCCTCGCCGTCCTCGTCGTCGGCGTCTGGTTCGCCCCCCTGACGAACGCTCCGCTCCCGGATATCGGCGTGCTCGGGCCGTACACCTACCTCGCGACCGAGGTGGTCTTCGGTACCGTCGCCCTCGCGCTTCTCGTTCGCGCGGGTCGAGAGGCGCTGTGGTCGGCGGCCCGGACGATTGCCGTCCTCTACCCCGTCGCCTACCTCTGGGACTGGTACACGCTCGAAGTCGGCGTCTTCGACATCGTGCTCAGAACGGGCGTCGACCTGTTCGGCATCCCCCTCGAAGAGCACCTGTTCATGCTCGTCGTCCCCGCGTTCGTCCTCGGCCTCCACGAGACGCTCCGTCGTGCCGACCGGCGGGACGAGTGA
- a CDS encoding IclR family transcriptional regulator, which produces MASDTPEGGGIKSDETLFDLVEHIREADGAGVTELAAATGRAKSTVHGHLSTMRDRGFVVKRDGEYHLGLEFFNYGHHVRARRAVYDAALPVLQDVADDTGETAWLMAHENGRVIYLDGRSEGVDINVNSLIGSWKYMHSNSGGKAILAHLPEQEVDEILARRGLPAQTEATVTDRERLDEELAEARERGYALNFGEDLSGIHAVAVPLVSEGSVVGSLAVAGPAHRLPRERCEGELADRLSAAANDVQLSLTYR; this is translated from the coding sequence ATGGCTTCGGATACTCCCGAAGGAGGCGGCATCAAGTCGGACGAGACGCTGTTCGACCTCGTAGAACACATCCGCGAGGCGGACGGCGCGGGCGTGACGGAGTTGGCGGCGGCGACGGGTCGCGCGAAGAGCACCGTCCACGGACACCTCTCGACGATGCGCGACCGGGGGTTCGTGGTGAAGCGAGACGGGGAGTACCACCTCGGACTGGAGTTCTTCAACTACGGGCACCACGTCCGGGCCCGGCGCGCAGTGTACGACGCCGCGCTGCCGGTTCTCCAAGACGTCGCGGACGACACGGGCGAGACGGCGTGGCTGATGGCGCACGAGAACGGGCGCGTCATCTACCTCGACGGGCGCTCGGAGGGAGTGGACATCAACGTCAATTCGCTCATCGGGTCGTGGAAGTACATGCACTCGAACTCCGGCGGAAAGGCGATTCTCGCGCACCTTCCCGAGCAGGAGGTCGACGAGATTCTGGCGCGACGCGGCCTGCCGGCGCAGACGGAGGCGACGGTGACCGACCGGGAGCGCTTGGACGAGGAGTTGGCGGAGGCCCGCGAACGCGGTTACGCGCTCAACTTCGGCGAGGACCTGAGCGGCATCCACGCCGTCGCCGTCCCCCTCGTCTCGGAGGGGTCCGTGGTTGGGTCGCTCGCCGTCGCCGGACCGGCCCACCGACTCCCGCGCGAGCGGTGCGAAGGGGAACTAGCGGACCGACTCTCCGCCGCCGCCAACGACGTGCAACTCAGTCTCACCTACCGCTGA
- a CDS encoding AGE family epimerase/isomerase yields MTHPIPSRSPEWLRRDAVDALRFHRERSMDTHFGGYVAQVSDRDGAIYDSRTKHLVPTARFVFAFSVGKLLDGPVWCEPAAEHGLSYLRNVAYDEERGGYGWLFEGRETTDGTRATYGHAFVLLAYATATRAGIGDVEGRIEETYDILDEHFWEAEHGAFASNRTEEWDPAEPGYRGQNANMHATEALLAAYEATGEERYLDRAVTVATTIARDKPDEADGLLCEHFTSEWEIDWEYNREKKADLFRPWGYQPGHMLEWAKLLVRLDAHHDGEWYLDRAERFFDASVTDGWDDNRGGFYYTIDRDGSPIVEAKYTWALEEGLGAAARLADATGEERYWEWYERIAEYLHEYATNHSLGIRYERLTPDGEIHPSIDETPKVKSGYHHVNACYEVLASMGAVE; encoded by the coding sequence ATGACGCACCCGATTCCGTCTCGGTCGCCCGAGTGGCTCCGACGCGACGCCGTCGACGCGCTCCGGTTCCACCGAGAACGCTCGATGGACACGCACTTCGGCGGCTACGTCGCGCAGGTGAGCGACCGCGACGGCGCCATCTACGACTCGCGCACGAAACACCTCGTCCCGACGGCGCGGTTCGTGTTCGCGTTCAGCGTCGGAAAACTCCTCGACGGGCCGGTGTGGTGCGAACCGGCGGCCGAGCACGGACTCTCGTACCTCCGGAACGTCGCCTACGACGAGGAGCGCGGCGGGTACGGTTGGCTGTTTGAGGGGCGCGAGACGACGGACGGCACGCGGGCGACGTACGGGCACGCCTTCGTCCTCCTCGCCTACGCGACCGCGACGCGCGCCGGCATCGGCGACGTCGAGGGTCGCATCGAGGAGACGTACGACATCCTCGACGAGCACTTCTGGGAGGCCGAGCACGGCGCCTTCGCCAGCAACCGAACCGAGGAGTGGGACCCCGCCGAACCCGGCTACCGTGGACAGAACGCGAACATGCACGCGACGGAGGCGCTGCTCGCCGCCTACGAGGCGACCGGCGAGGAGCGGTATCTCGACCGAGCGGTCACCGTCGCGACGACGATCGCCCGCGACAAACCGGACGAGGCCGACGGCCTCCTCTGCGAGCACTTCACGTCGGAGTGGGAGATAGACTGGGAGTACAACCGCGAGAAGAAGGCGGACCTGTTCCGCCCGTGGGGCTACCAGCCGGGTCACATGCTGGAGTGGGCGAAGCTACTCGTCCGCCTCGACGCTCACCACGACGGCGAGTGGTATCTCGACCGGGCGGAGCGGTTCTTCGACGCCTCCGTGACCGACGGGTGGGACGACAACCGTGGCGGATTCTACTACACCATCGACCGCGACGGGTCGCCCATCGTCGAGGCGAAGTACACGTGGGCGCTCGAAGAGGGTCTCGGCGCCGCGGCCCGACTCGCCGACGCGACGGGCGAAGAGCGCTACTGGGAGTGGTACGAGCGCATCGCGGAGTACCTGCACGAGTACGCGACGAACCACTCGCTGGGCATCCGCTACGAACGCCTCACGCCGGACGGCGAGATACACCCGAGCATCGACGAGACGCCGAAGGTCAAGAGCGGCTACCACCACGTCAACGCCTGCTACGAGGTGCTGGCGTCGATGGGCGCGGTAGAGTAG
- a CDS encoding DUF7383 domain-containing protein, whose translation MADRHRANYALLPVLEQLGPNEGALDVPWATFAGDRTSEYEFTVPTERTADPYVELQAYDVGTYGHEILLNGDSLAGFDVPPAEGWQFWMDTVSGSELREGVNTVRIRRDASEDDSFAVGNVVVHWKEPIE comes from the coding sequence ATGGCCGACCGACACCGCGCCAACTACGCGCTGCTCCCGGTTCTCGAACAGTTGGGTCCGAACGAGGGTGCACTCGACGTCCCGTGGGCGACGTTCGCGGGCGACCGCACCTCGGAGTACGAGTTCACCGTTCCGACCGAACGGACGGCAGACCCCTACGTCGAACTACAGGCGTACGACGTGGGAACGTACGGTCACGAGATACTGCTCAACGGCGACTCGCTCGCCGGGTTCGACGTGCCGCCGGCGGAGGGCTGGCAGTTTTGGATGGACACCGTCTCCGGAAGCGAACTCCGAGAGGGGGTGAACACAGTACGAATCCGACGGGACGCGTCGGAGGACGACTCGTTCGCGGTCGGAAACGTCGTCGTCCACTGGAAGGAGCCGATAGAGTGA
- a CDS encoding Gfo/Idh/MocA family protein: protein MSTYTVAVIGTGPDPSNPTVEGFAMGYRHAEAYATDDRFELVAAADIVEENGRAFGNHFDLDEESVYTDYEEMLATAEPDIVSVCVPPAIHRPVVVTCARSGVVEAIHCEKPMADTWEDARTMVQECWRRDVQLTFNRQRRFGKPFTEAKRLIDEGEIGSLERIEIGWGDFYDTGAHSVDLACMFNDEYTADWVLAGLDYREEDVRFGSHQENQMWAQWRYENGVYGVVSTGPGADFVGAAFLIRGDEGAIRIDVEDGPMLELERGGERTKIDVGSETLHHSGQEKGRFGSQFHDRAVAEVADALDEGREPELSGRRGLNTAEILFAGYESVRTRSRVDLPLDLSDNPLEALVESGELTPESPDE from the coding sequence ATGAGCACCTACACTGTTGCGGTCATCGGAACCGGTCCCGACCCGAGCAACCCTACGGTCGAGGGGTTCGCTATGGGCTATCGACACGCCGAAGCGTACGCGACCGACGACCGGTTCGAGTTGGTCGCCGCCGCCGACATCGTCGAAGAGAACGGCCGAGCGTTCGGAAACCACTTCGACCTCGACGAGGAGAGCGTCTACACCGACTACGAGGAGATGCTCGCCACGGCCGAACCCGACATCGTGAGCGTCTGCGTCCCGCCGGCCATCCACCGGCCCGTGGTCGTCACGTGTGCTCGGAGCGGCGTCGTGGAGGCCATCCACTGCGAGAAGCCGATGGCCGACACGTGGGAGGACGCCCGGACGATGGTGCAGGAGTGTTGGCGGCGCGACGTGCAGTTGACGTTCAACCGGCAGCGTCGCTTCGGGAAACCGTTCACGGAGGCTAAGCGACTCATCGACGAGGGTGAAATCGGGTCGCTCGAACGCATCGAAATCGGATGGGGGGACTTCTACGACACCGGTGCTCACTCCGTCGACCTCGCGTGCATGTTCAACGACGAGTACACCGCCGACTGGGTCCTCGCGGGCCTCGACTACCGCGAGGAGGACGTGCGGTTCGGCTCCCACCAGGAGAACCAGATGTGGGCGCAGTGGCGCTACGAGAACGGTGTCTACGGCGTCGTCTCGACCGGACCGGGGGCGGATTTTGTCGGGGCTGCGTTCCTCATCCGGGGCGACGAGGGAGCGATTCGTATCGACGTCGAGGACGGACCGATGCTCGAACTGGAACGCGGCGGCGAGCGAACGAAAATAGACGTCGGCTCCGAGACGCTCCACCACAGCGGACAGGAGAAGGGTCGATTCGGGTCGCAGTTCCACGACCGCGCGGTCGCGGAGGTCGCAGACGCCCTCGACGAAGGGCGCGAACCGGAGTTGAGCGGCAGACGGGGCCTCAACACCGCGGAGATACTGTTCGCCGGCTACGAGTCGGTGCGCACCCGTAGCCGCGTCGACCTCCCGCTCGACCTGAGCGACAACCCGCTCGAAGCCCTCGTCGAGTCGGGCGAACTCACCCCCGAATCCCCCGACGAGTAG